From the genome of Flavobacterium sediminis:
CATTTAGATTTTTTGCGTATTTATTCAATGAGTTATAGGTCTCTTCAGCCGAAGCAGAAGTAACTCTTTCTCCTTTTCTCAATTCGGTAATGGCTGCTTCAAATCCTTTTTCAGTAACTCCTTGGTCTTTTAAGATCTGAGCTACTTTACTTTTTGATTTAAAAATAGCTAATAATAAATGTTCAATGGAAACATATTCGTCGTTCATTTTTTTAGCAATAATACTGGCTTCGTTTAAAGCAGTTCCTGCTTCACGTGATAACATGATGTCACCGCCTGAAACTTTAGGAAAGCTTTCCAGTGTACTGTCTAAAACTTTTTTGAATAGTTCTACGTTAACATTTAGTTTCTTTAAAAGAAACGGTGTAACATTTTCATCAACTTCTAAGATACCTTTTACAAGGTGTTCGTTTTCTATTTGTTGATGACCGAAGCTTTGTGCAATTTGCTGTGCTTGTTGTAAAGCTTCTTGTGATTTGATGGTTAAATTCTTTAAATTCATAATTAATAATCTCCTTTTTGTGCGTTGTTTTAAAGCTGTTTTTCGTTAGCTTTGCTCGTATATAAACAATTTGTATTCCACTACTAAGTTAAGGACAAATTGGCTTAAAATTGCCCGATTTTTAGGATAAATAAGGACAAAATGTCTTAAATTGATAGAAAAATGAGTTTTTTTGGTAAAATGTTTGACAAAAAGGCAGATGATAAAGAGTCATTGCCTCATGTTTTTTGGAACTGTTTAGAAGAGGTTTCGTTTGATGCAATTGAAAAACAATCGTTTGAAAAGCCAATCGTTATTTTTAAACATAGTACTCGCTGTAGTATTAGTCGATTTGTATGGAATCGTTTTCAACAGGATTATGATATTCCTGATGAGAAGGCTGTGGTATATTATTTAGATTTATTAGCGTATCGATCCATTTCTAATGAAATAGCTGAAAAGTTCGGAGTTATCCATCAATCACCTCAAGTAATTGTATTAAAAGAAGGAAAAGCTGTTTATAATGCTTCGCATGATGCTATTGAAGTCGAAAAGTTAAAATTTCTGTTATAGAAAAGATGATTTATAAAAAAGCCCTTGATCTTGTCAAGGGCTTTTTTTTTTAAAGGTGTTACTTTTTTATGATCTGTTTAAGGAATTCCTTGTTATTAACAAAGATTCGGATCCAGTAATTGGCCGATTGCAATTCGGAAATATCAATGGTTCGTTCATTGGTCAGATTTCCTTTTTTCACGATTTTTCCATTAATATCCATAATCATAAACTCCATAGGAAGATTGGTCGCTGTATTAGTCTGAATATTGATCAAACCGTTTGTAGGATTAGGATACAA
Proteins encoded in this window:
- the ytxJ gene encoding bacillithiol system redox-active protein YtxJ, with the protein product MSFFGKMFDKKADDKESLPHVFWNCLEEVSFDAIEKQSFEKPIVIFKHSTRCSISRFVWNRFQQDYDIPDEKAVVYYLDLLAYRSISNEIAEKFGVIHQSPQVIVLKEGKAVYNASHDAIEVEKLKFLL